DNA sequence from the Ovis canadensis isolate MfBH-ARS-UI-01 breed Bighorn chromosome 2, ARS-UI_OviCan_v2, whole genome shotgun sequence genome:
gaccctgatgctgggagggattgggggcaacaggagaaggggacgacagaggatgagatggctggatggcatcaccgacttgatggacatgggtttgggtgaactccagaagtcggtgatggacaggcaggcctggcgtgctgcaattcatggggttgcagagttggacacgactgagcaactgaactgaactgaactgagctctgtGAGCAAGTTGTATTAATCCTCCCCAAAAAGCATGGATAGGGTGAACATTAAAAATTTATGACATcataaaaaaatttatgacatcaACAAAGAAGAAAACCCAAATGATCACATCTCAACAGATATAGGAAAAGTACTTGATAAAATTTAATTCCTGACAATAACCACTCTACTCTAGCCAAACacctcggaaaaaaaaaaaaaacaaaaaaacaatggcCTCACCTTCACCCGCCAGCAAAGGCTGAGCAGATTATAGCCTAGACTTCCATTCTCACCAAGCTATGATAAGGCAGCCCAACCACTCCCCTGCCAACATGGTATCAGAGTAAGATCAATAGGAAGATGGGATGCTGGGCAGTAACAGGTCCTCCCCACCCTCACAGAGTCAGTAGAGACCATGTGGGAAGCTCCTTCTTCTTCCTGCTTGGGTGGTATCAGAAGGGGCCTATGGGAGAGTCAGGGCTTGTGCCTGTGCTACTGAGGGCACCCCTTCCCATGGTGTCAGTGGAGGGCATGGGAACAACACTAGGCACTCCTGCCACTCACTGCCAGCCAGAAAGGGATCAGCAGAGCCTTAGTGGGGAGCTGAAATTCCCACTCCTTGCCCAGCGGTAAGGAGGATCCCCTCCTCCCAGCAATGCAAGGCTGGTTCAATATTCAAAGATCAGTCAATGCAATCTAACTACCAAATTAACAGACTAATTAggaaaaatcacatgattatataaAATGAAACCAAAGAAGCTTTTGGAAAACACAACATTAAttcatggcttaaaaaaaaaaaaaaacgttcagggactttcctgctggtctagtggctaagactccactatCCCAATGCAGAGGGTCCAGGTTCAtaccctggtcagggatctagatcccacatactgcaattaaaagatcctgcatgccactgtGGGGACTGAAGATCCTGCAGGTTGCatctaagacctggcatagccaaacaaacaaataaatcgATAagtagttaaaaaagaaaactttcagcCTTAGCCAGTGAGTCAGGACACTGGCTTCTCTGAGATCCCAGGGAAGGCTCAGAAGGAAGCTGGCATTTCTCTGCCTACCTCTCCATTTCCGGTGGCCATGTCCCAGTCACTGCCTCTAATTGCAACTGATGGCAGGGATGTGGTCTCTGGAGCCCCCAGTATGCTGAGCCCCAGTGCCCAATGAACACTCAACATTCCAAACTTTAAATTGCTTCTGGGACTAGCAGGGTCCCTGTAGGAGTCTACGGCTGCAGCTCGAGGACTACCTTCACTGCTGGGGAAAACGAgcccatgggattcctcaggctcAGACCAGGATGACAGGTCCTGTACATGAAGATTCTGTCACTGAGATACCCAGGGCACAGCCGGGAGGAAGGATGGGAGAGAAACACCCACCAGAAGCTAAAGTTCCCCCAAAGACTCAGGAGGACAAGAAGAAAGAGAGTCTCAGAGGTAAAGGAAGTCAGGCAGGGGAGTCTGGGGTTTTCTCTGGCACCCAGGGTCTGGTCCAGCTGTGCAGTGAGGAGTTAAGAATCTGAGATCAGGAGACTCAGAGAAGCGCCGCAAACAGGACACAGGTGGGGACAGTTGAGCGGGGATGGGACAGAGGCAGTAGCCATGCCTGCCTTCTGCAGAGCACTTCTCAAAGACACACGttcctcttctctgcctctgcTCCCAGAAATCTTCCCACAGCTGCTGCTGGAGCAGGGAGGAACAGCTGAGAGTAAGCTCCAGGCCAGGCAGTCCTTCCTTCACGCTCTCCCAGCCCCTGTCTGCCCTTGCTGCTCCTCCTCACAGGAACCCACGGAGTGTGTGGGATTCCCATCATCCCCCTCCTGCAGAGGCTTCTGGGAAGAAGGGGCCTTCCTCAGCGTCAGAGGGTGAGTGGACCCAAGCTTGGTGCCTCTGGTTTCCCAATCTATCAACGGCTAGTTATGTCTGTTTTTCTCACTTTCCTTTCATGATTACTAAGACTTTTCCCCCACCCTGAATACCAAGTCATCTGTACCCATTGTATTAATAGAAAATGTGATAATACTGAAGATGGACAAAGAGGAGCCCCTCGAGAAATATTATCAGTGAGGAATCTGCATTTAGAATCTGAGCAATGGCAGCTAAGAGATTCAAAATCCTCTACACAAAGGCATACGGGTCTCCCCATAAGCTAGTTGCTTGTATGGAACCCAAGGGTGGGTTCCACACAAGAATATAATATGAGCataaaaggacaaagaaaaaaatatttctgagttATCTCTGGCTAAGAAGTTCACCAATATTCTAGTGAAATGGGGCTGGAGGTTAATGCTGTATAGCCTACCATCTGATAAGTGTAGTTCACATAGCTATTAATCATTGAGTTCACTGGTCAGTAAGCTGCAGAGCTGTCAGCCCCTAGTGTGGGTTTAATCATTCCAATTTTGATCATTCCCATCAGTCTTTATGTTGACTTCATAAAGTTCTTCCCCATATAGGTACCTCCCCACATACTGTTATCAGTTTGTATTAAAATAGGGTGATCCCAGTGCTGATGATGGTCAAGTCTGTGTCGCTGATGGTGGGCGGACTGGAGAAGTCATCCTCAATATCATTGAGTTTTTATCCGGGCTTGTTTCTGTGTGGAGGTGAATTGACATTTTATACAAGTTTCTTCCAAATGTAGTCAAAatttaaagaagttttaaaatttgctgGTTCTAAGAACTGGACCAGCCTGGGAATCTCAGAAAACTCAGGTTAAATGCAAAGACTATACATTTCCATTAAAGAGAAATCATTCATAGGATTTTCTCGCTGTtaattatttgttgttgctgttgtttagttgctaaatcgtgtccgactcttttgcgactgcatggactgtagcctgccaggctcctctgtccgtggcatttcccaggcaagaatactggaatgtgttgccacttccttctccaggggatcctcctgacccagggaatgaacccaagtcttctgcactgaTCTGTAGAAAAGatctgtagacagattcttttctgctgagccacctgggaaacccagtcaTTAATCATAGTGCTGAGGAAAGGCTCTCCTTGACTGGGGAATCCGCTCCACTGGGCTCAAGTCCTGTCTCTGTCACCAACTTAGAAGTCTTGGACAGGTCACTTCCCTTTTGAGACTTCAGTTGCTTTTATGGGCCATGAGAGGATGCAGCGACTTGGGAAAAATCCCTCACACAGCTAGGCTATTTGAGGCCCTCGCCCAGGACTGGCCCATTGTAAGCTCTGCTCCAGCTCTGACCTTCTCTCATCTTAGAGCTGAGGACACCCTGctgcctctttttaaaatgtatatatatatacttaattctatttgtttatttatttttggctgtgctaggtcttcattgttgcAAGGAACaacaacgaagacctagcacagccaaaaataaagacctggcttttctctagttgcggcaagcaggggctactctctagctgcgaaGTCCAGGCTTCTCaatggggtggcttctcttgctacaGATCGTGGGTTCTGGGGGtgctggcttcagtagctgtggcacatgggctcagcagttatggctatagagcgcaggctcagtagctgtagcacacATAGcattagttgccctgaggcatgtgggatcttcctggatcagggatagaacccgtgtcttctgcattggcaggtagattcctatccactggaccaccgaggaagcccaACCCTGCTGTCTCTTTCAGCTGTTTTCTCTAACACGTATACTTTCCTATTACGCAGCAGGAGTGGCCTCATACCAGATAGCTGGGGTTCTTTTCAAGAAAGCCTGATGTGATACTTTTGTAATGTGCTGATGACAGAGGGAATATCACATGGAAAAACCTAATCAGACCTCCCCCCTGGTGGGGTTCATTCTCCTGGGCCTGTCAGCCCACCCAAAGCTGGAGAAAACGTTCTTCGTGCTCATCCTGCTCATATACGTGGTGATCCTGCTGGGCAATGGGGTCCTCATCCTGGTGACCATCCTTGACTCCCGCCTGCACacacccatgtacttcttcctgggGAACCTCTCCTTCCTGGACATCTGCTACACAACCTCCTCAGTCCCTCTGGTCCTGGACAGCTTCCTGACCCCCCAGAAAACCATCTCCTTCTCAGCCTGTGCCGTGCAGATGTGCCTCTCCTTCTCCATGGCGGGAACAGAGTGTGTGCTCCTGGGCATGATGGCGTTTGATCGCTACGTGGCCATCTGCAACCCCTTGAGGTACTCTGTGGTCATGAACAAGGCTGTCTCTGTGCCCATGGCTGCTGGCTCCTGGGCCGTTGGTGGTGTTGCTTCTCTGGTTCACACATCCTTGGTAATTCAGCTGCCTTTCTGTGGGGCCGTTGTCATCAACCACTTCACCTGTGAGATCCTGGCTGTCCTGAAGTTGGCCTGTGCTGACACCTCCATCAATGTGATCAGTATGGAGGTGACCAGTGTGATCTTCCTGGGGGTCCCAGTTCTGTTCAtctctgtctcttatgtcttcatCATTGCTACCATTCTGAGGATCCCCTCAGCTGAGGGGAAGAAAAAGGCTTTCTCCACCTGCTCTGCCCACCTCACTGTGGTGATACTATTCTATGGGACCCTGTTTTTCATGTATGGAAAGCCCAAGTCTAAGGACTCTCAGGGCGCAGACAAAGAGGACCTTTCAGATAAGCTCATCCCCCTCTTCTATGGGGTGGTGACCCCCATGCTCAACCCCATCATCTACAGCCTGAGGAACAAAGACGTGAAGGCTACTCTGAGGAACCTGGTGAGTCAGAAATACTTCAGGAGATGACGTAGGAGAACTCTTCTGTGGTTCTCACCCCCATGGAGGAAAGGACTTCACTCATTACAGCTGCCATCCAAAAGCCAACAAGTCAACTTAACAGGAATGGTCTCTTGCCCTAAGGCCTATTTTCAGGGAATGTTTACCTTTTCAGAGTTTATCTGCAGGGTTTTGGCCACATGTCTGACATTCAACAGATGCCAGACAACAAATCCTCTAACTGAATGATGAGGACATTCTGAACACATGGAGACAGATGGAGACACATGGAGCTGAAACCAAGGAGACAGGGACCATTAGAGCAAGCCTAAGGGCATGCTGTGTCTAAACTGCAGATTAGTGCAGAGAGGTGAGACGGCTCTCACAGCAGCTTTGTCAGCCCTGTTGGAATCACTGGGAGAGTCAGAGGAACAAGGAGGAAATGGACATTTCATCTTGGGCTCCTGTATATCAGATTCAGTTTGCCAGAAGTGCTCAGAAGAGACAAACATTTACCACATATAAAGCCTGTGGGCAGAAATAATCTATTTTGattaaatgaatttctttttagcTATGAGAAGATtgagaccttt
Encoded proteins:
- the LOC138434554 gene encoding olfactory receptor 2S2 → MEKPNQTSPLVGFILLGLSAHPKLEKTFFVLILLIYVVILLGNGVLILVTILDSRLHTPMYFFLGNLSFLDICYTTSSVPLVLDSFLTPQKTISFSACAVQMCLSFSMAGTECVLLGMMAFDRYVAICNPLRYSVVMNKAVSVPMAAGSWAVGGVASLVHTSLVIQLPFCGAVVINHFTCEILAVLKLACADTSINVISMEVTSVIFLGVPVLFISVSYVFIIATILRIPSAEGKKKAFSTCSAHLTVVILFYGTLFFMYGKPKSKDSQGADKEDLSDKLIPLFYGVVTPMLNPIIYSLRNKDVKATLRNLVSQKYFRR